In a single window of the Streptomyces cinnabarinus genome:
- a CDS encoding DUF2637 domain-containing protein translates to MAAQRISHVTVLFAAIAVCAACLLGWSITYTYGQLRTIAEFVLPAQLALWWPLTVYGPWFVAALSILRATVQHQPAPRSWGVLLVTSALAVALCVSHSSHSALAFVTLGIPPITALVCFWELVGQLSSKHRARKGAHAQQRSKG, encoded by the coding sequence GTGGCAGCGCAGCGCATCAGTCATGTGACGGTCCTGTTCGCCGCCATCGCGGTGTGTGCCGCGTGTCTGCTGGGCTGGTCCATCACTTACACCTACGGCCAACTCCGCACGATCGCCGAGTTCGTCCTGCCGGCACAGCTGGCGCTGTGGTGGCCGCTGACCGTGTACGGCCCTTGGTTCGTCGCGGCTCTCTCGATCCTTCGGGCGACCGTTCAGCACCAGCCCGCGCCCCGCTCCTGGGGTGTGCTCCTGGTGACCTCCGCCCTGGCCGTGGCCCTGTGCGTCAGTCACTCCTCCCACTCGGCACTGGCGTTCGTGACGCTCGGGATTCCACCCATCACCGCCTTGGTGTGCTTCTGGGAACTCGTCGGCCAGCTCTCCTCCAAGCACCGCGCCCGCAAAGGGGCCCACGCGCAGCAGCGCTCCAAGGGCTGA